The proteins below are encoded in one region of Amycolatopsis magusensis:
- a CDS encoding glycosyltransferase family 2 protein: protein MVDVILPCLDEAGALPGVLGALPDGYRAIVVDNGSGDGSPEIAAALGAKVVHEPRRGYGAAVHSGLEAATTDLVAFLDADGSLDPRELPRLVAAVQGGADLAVGRRVPVERGVWPWHAKAGNALLAALLRRRGLEVSDIAPIRVARRADLLALGITDRAFGYPLELLVKAGRADWRIEEFEVSYRERAKGTKSKVSGSVRGTLRAVRDMGRVLAR from the coding sequence ATGGTCGACGTGATACTTCCCTGTCTCGACGAAGCGGGCGCGCTGCCCGGGGTGCTCGGCGCGCTGCCCGACGGTTACCGAGCGATCGTGGTCGACAACGGCTCCGGCGACGGCTCGCCGGAGATCGCCGCGGCCCTGGGCGCGAAGGTGGTCCACGAACCGCGGCGTGGCTATGGCGCGGCAGTCCACAGTGGACTCGAAGCGGCGACGACCGACCTGGTCGCCTTCCTCGACGCCGACGGCTCGCTGGATCCGCGCGAACTGCCGCGGCTGGTGGCCGCTGTCCAGGGCGGTGCCGATCTCGCCGTCGGCAGGAGGGTGCCGGTCGAACGCGGGGTTTGGCCGTGGCACGCGAAGGCGGGCAACGCCCTGCTCGCGGCGTTGTTGCGAAGGCGCGGACTCGAAGTCAGCGACATCGCGCCGATCCGCGTCGCGCGCCGGGCGGACCTGCTCGCGCTGGGCATCACCGATCGCGCCTTCGGCTATCCGCTGGAACTGCTGGTGAAGGCCGGTCGCGCGGACTGGCGGATCGAGGAGTTCGAGGTCAGCTACCGCGAACGCGCCAAGGGCACGAAGTCGAAGGTCTCCGGCTCGGTGCGTGGCACGCTGCGCGCGGTCCGCGACATGGGGCGGGTGCTCGCCCGATGA
- a CDS encoding TIGR04282 family arsenosugar biosynthesis glycosyltransferase has translation MTAFALLVVAKSPVPGFAKTRLCPPATPEQAAAIAAASLLDTLDAVLATPGAVPVVAFTGALDQAANRTEITAALQHTTAFPQRGDGFGERLANAHADTAARCPGLPVLQIGMDTPQVTPDLLAATAARLDEREAVLGPADDGGWWALGLRDPLQAAVLVDVPMSRPDTGALTRKALDGLTIGITSRLSDVDTMADAIAVASRTNGRFAAAVLGQAA, from the coding sequence ATGACCGCGTTCGCCCTGCTGGTGGTCGCGAAGTCGCCCGTGCCCGGCTTCGCCAAGACACGCCTGTGCCCGCCGGCGACGCCCGAGCAGGCCGCGGCCATCGCCGCCGCGTCCCTGCTCGACACGCTCGACGCCGTGCTCGCCACCCCGGGCGCGGTGCCGGTGGTCGCCTTCACCGGCGCACTCGACCAGGCCGCGAACCGCACCGAGATCACCGCCGCGCTGCAGCACACCACGGCATTTCCCCAGCGTGGAGACGGTTTCGGCGAACGGCTGGCCAACGCGCACGCCGACACCGCGGCCCGCTGCCCCGGCCTGCCCGTGCTGCAGATCGGCATGGACACACCGCAGGTCACGCCGGACCTCCTCGCTGCCACCGCCGCCCGGCTCGACGAGCGGGAGGCCGTGCTCGGCCCCGCCGACGACGGCGGCTGGTGGGCGCTGGGCCTGCGCGACCCGCTCCAGGCCGCCGTACTCGTCGACGTGCCGATGTCCAGGCCGGACACCGGCGCGCTGACCCGCAAGGCGCTCGACGGGCTCACCATCGGCATCACCAGCCGTCTGTCCGATGTGGACACGATGGCGGACGCGATCGCCGTGGCGTCGCGGACGAACGGCCGCTTCGCCGCCGCCGTGCTGGGGCAGGCGGCATGA
- a CDS encoding class I SAM-dependent methyltransferase, translated as MTAFDTGLLGGPCWLESGTGERVRLPAERWSEEPGAGDELLLGRCTGPTLDLGCGPGRLTAALTDRGVTALGVDHSAVAVRLTRARGALALHRDLFRTLPGEGRWRHVLLADGNIGIGGDPVALLDRVRRLLGADGSVLVELDPPGRGLRRSDVRIGSGSWFPWAWVGAEAIDGIADRTGFRPEWTGISGHRWFAELRRA; from the coding sequence ATGACGGCCTTCGACACCGGCCTGCTCGGCGGCCCCTGCTGGCTGGAGTCGGGCACCGGCGAACGCGTGCGGCTGCCCGCCGAGCGGTGGAGCGAGGAACCCGGCGCCGGCGACGAGCTGCTGCTCGGGCGCTGCACCGGACCGACCCTCGACCTCGGCTGCGGTCCAGGCCGCCTCACCGCCGCGCTGACCGACCGCGGGGTCACCGCGCTCGGCGTCGACCATTCGGCGGTCGCCGTCCGGCTGACCCGGGCCCGCGGTGCGCTCGCCCTGCACCGCGATCTCTTCCGGACGCTGCCGGGCGAAGGCCGCTGGCGGCACGTCCTGCTCGCCGACGGCAACATCGGCATCGGCGGCGACCCGGTGGCCCTGCTCGACCGCGTCCGGCGACTGCTCGGCGCGGACGGCTCGGTGCTGGTGGAACTCGACCCGCCCGGCCGTGGCCTGCGGCGGAGCGACGTCCGGATCGGCAGCGGTTCGTGGTTCCCGTGGGCCTGGGTCGGTGCCGAGGCGATCGACGGGATCGCGGACCGCACCGGCTTCCGTCCGGAATGGACGGGCATCAGCGGACACCGCTGGTTCGCCGAATTGAGGCGGGCGTGA
- a CDS encoding molybdopterin-dependent oxidoreductase, with the protein MNRFHAAAHSPAVTTRIGVALGIAFGICFLTGLLSHLIQHPPGWFGWPSRPVHLYRITQGLHVISGIASIPLLLAKLWTVYPKLFEKPPVRSVAHALERLSILVLSGAAFFELVTGLLNVAQNYPWDFYFPSLHYAVAWIAIGSVVVHVAVKLPIVRGPKEPEKPSPGLSRRGFLRSTWLVTGVAVVATAGATVPLLRNISGLSWRSGKDLPVNRTAAAAGVLDTARDPAWRLEVATAAGTRSFTRAELAALPQTTAELPIACVEGWSHSAVWSGVAFPDLLRAAGAEPGAEVRVLSLERGGLYATSELPGTHTADPLTLLALTLDGEELPPDHGYPCRVIAPNRPGVLQTKWVRRLEVR; encoded by the coding sequence GTGAACCGCTTCCACGCGGCAGCGCACTCGCCCGCAGTCACCACCCGGATCGGCGTGGCGCTCGGCATCGCGTTCGGGATCTGCTTCCTCACCGGCCTGCTCAGCCACCTCATCCAGCACCCGCCCGGCTGGTTCGGCTGGCCGAGCCGCCCGGTGCACCTCTACCGGATCACCCAGGGACTGCACGTGATCAGCGGCATCGCGTCCATCCCGCTGCTGCTGGCGAAGCTGTGGACCGTCTACCCGAAACTGTTCGAGAAGCCGCCGGTGCGATCGGTCGCGCACGCGCTCGAACGGCTGTCGATCCTGGTGCTGTCCGGCGCGGCTTTCTTCGAGCTGGTCACGGGCCTGCTGAACGTGGCGCAGAACTACCCGTGGGACTTCTACTTCCCGTCGCTGCACTACGCCGTCGCGTGGATCGCGATCGGTTCGGTGGTGGTGCACGTCGCGGTCAAACTGCCGATCGTGCGCGGGCCGAAAGAGCCGGAAAAGCCGTCGCCGGGGTTGTCGCGGCGCGGATTCCTGCGGTCCACCTGGCTGGTCACCGGCGTGGCCGTGGTGGCGACCGCGGGCGCGACGGTTCCCCTGCTGCGCAACATCTCCGGCCTCTCGTGGCGTTCGGGCAAGGACCTGCCGGTGAACCGGACCGCGGCGGCGGCAGGCGTGCTCGACACCGCGCGGGATCCGGCGTGGCGCCTGGAAGTCGCCACCGCGGCCGGGACCAGATCGTTCACCCGCGCCGAACTCGCCGCACTCCCCCAGACCACCGCGGAACTGCCGATCGCGTGCGTCGAAGGCTGGAGTCACTCGGCCGTGTGGAGCGGAGTCGCGTTCCCCGACCTGCTGCGGGCTGCGGGCGCCGAACCCGGCGCCGAGGTGCGCGTGCTGTCCCTCGAACGTGGCGGCCTGTACGCCACCAGCGAGTTGCCCGGTACGCACACCGCCGACCCGCTGACCCTGCTCGCGCTCACCCTCGACGGCGAGGAACTGCCGCCCGACCACGGGTATCCGTGCCGGGTGATCGCGCCGAACCGGCCGGGCGTGCTGCAGACGAAGTGGGTCCGGCGACTGGAGGTCCGATGA
- a CDS encoding S1C family serine protease → MTENDPHGQGPEAQDKPDNSAGNEYAAPNPWSAPSAHSEQQQQQQNPYATPGQPYYQPYQPGTAGYGTPQQHQPQPQRGQGGAGKLVAGVAVLALLVGGGAGAVGGYLASDGATQSASSLEAPQPARQTGNAPAGSVESVAQKVSPSVVQLQVAGRGGQANGGSGFVIDANGYVLTNNHVVENAANGGGQIQVVFQDGRKAPATVVGRDPSSDVAVVKAEGVSGLTPVELGRSDDLKVGQGVVAIGSPFELSGTVTSGIVSALHRPVRAGGEQGSQSTVMDAVQTDAAINPGNSGGPLANMDGQIIGINSAIYSPPSSGQQQGGNVGIGFAIPIDQARRTADEIIKTGQATQTFIGATVTDAQEGGASIREVTQGSPAEQAGLKGGDVVTKIDDRVVDSSDALVAAIRTKVPGDKVKLTLSSNNVIEVTLGGQPVPTN, encoded by the coding sequence ATGACCGAGAACGACCCGCACGGCCAGGGGCCGGAAGCTCAGGACAAGCCGGATAACTCCGCTGGGAACGAGTACGCCGCGCCGAATCCGTGGTCGGCGCCGAGCGCGCACTCGGAACAACAGCAACAGCAGCAGAACCCGTACGCGACCCCCGGTCAGCCGTACTACCAGCCGTACCAGCCGGGCACGGCAGGCTACGGGACCCCGCAGCAGCACCAGCCCCAGCCGCAGCGCGGGCAGGGTGGCGCGGGCAAGCTCGTCGCCGGGGTGGCCGTGCTGGCGCTGCTGGTCGGCGGTGGCGCGGGCGCGGTCGGTGGTTACCTGGCCTCGGACGGCGCCACGCAGTCGGCCAGCTCGCTCGAAGCCCCGCAACCCGCCAGGCAGACCGGCAACGCGCCGGCGGGTTCGGTCGAGTCGGTGGCCCAGAAGGTGTCGCCGAGCGTGGTCCAGTTGCAGGTCGCCGGCCGGGGTGGGCAGGCGAACGGCGGCTCGGGCTTCGTGATCGACGCCAACGGCTACGTGCTGACCAACAACCACGTGGTGGAGAACGCCGCGAACGGTGGCGGGCAGATCCAGGTGGTGTTCCAGGACGGGCGCAAGGCCCCGGCGACCGTGGTCGGCCGGGACCCGAGTTCCGACGTGGCGGTGGTGAAGGCCGAGGGCGTCAGCGGGCTGACACCGGTCGAGCTGGGGCGCTCGGACGATCTGAAGGTCGGCCAGGGCGTGGTCGCCATCGGTTCGCCGTTCGAGCTGTCCGGCACGGTGACCTCGGGCATCGTCAGCGCGCTGCACCGGCCGGTGCGGGCGGGCGGCGAGCAGGGCAGCCAGTCCACCGTGATGGACGCGGTGCAGACCGACGCGGCGATCAACCCGGGCAACTCGGGTGGCCCGCTGGCGAACATGGACGGCCAGATCATCGGCATCAACTCGGCCATCTACAGCCCGCCGAGCAGCGGCCAGCAGCAGGGCGGCAACGTCGGCATCGGCTTCGCCATCCCGATCGACCAGGCCCGCCGGACCGCGGACGAGATCATCAAGACCGGTCAGGCCACGCAGACCTTCATCGGGGCGACCGTGACCGACGCGCAGGAAGGCGGCGCGTCGATCCGGGAGGTCACCCAGGGCAGCCCCGCCGAGCAGGCCGGGCTCAAGGGTGGCGACGTGGTGACCAAGATCGACGACCGCGTGGTGGACAGCTCGGACGCCCTGGTTGCGGCCATTCGGACGAAAGTTCCGGGCGACAAGGTGAAATTGACGCTGTCCTCTAATAATGTGATAGAAGTCACGCTCGGTGGGCAACCGGTCCCGACCAACTAG
- the galT gene encoding galactose-1-phosphate uridylyltransferase, whose translation MKRTSHKLADGREIIYFDADEHAPPRDAVDTRDLPPVAAASEIRLDPLTGEWVAMAAHRQTRTYKPPADLCPLCPTKPGKPSEIPESDYEVAVFENRFPSFSQGVSGAESTVDGMPMVPLAPGRGRCEVVCFTSDHDRSFGQLSPRQVRTVVEAWADRTAELSALDGVRQVFPFENRGEEIGVTLHHPHGQIYAYPFVTPKTARMLEVARAYQAEHGSHVLGDVLAAEQAAGKRVVARGAHWTAFVPPAARWPVQVQVVPHRQVPDIPALTDAERDDFATVYLEVLRRCDALYSRPLPYVAGWHQAPVGAGREDWWLHLELFSVLRSKDKLKYLAGSESGMAVWVNDTTPEQIAERLRAAL comes from the coding sequence GTGAAGCGCACGTCGCACAAGCTCGCGGACGGCCGGGAGATCATCTACTTCGACGCCGACGAGCACGCCCCGCCGCGCGACGCGGTGGACACCAGGGACCTGCCGCCGGTCGCGGCCGCCTCGGAGATCCGGCTCGACCCGCTCACCGGCGAGTGGGTGGCGATGGCGGCGCACCGCCAGACCCGCACCTACAAACCGCCTGCCGATCTCTGCCCGCTGTGCCCGACCAAACCGGGCAAGCCCAGCGAGATCCCCGAATCCGACTACGAGGTCGCGGTCTTCGAGAACCGCTTCCCGTCCTTCTCGCAGGGTGTCTCCGGCGCCGAATCCACTGTGGACGGCATGCCGATGGTGCCGCTGGCGCCGGGCCGTGGCCGCTGCGAGGTGGTCTGCTTCACCAGCGACCACGACCGCTCGTTCGGGCAGCTGAGCCCGCGCCAGGTGCGGACCGTGGTGGAGGCCTGGGCCGACCGCACCGCCGAGCTGTCCGCTTTGGACGGTGTGCGCCAGGTCTTCCCGTTCGAGAACCGGGGTGAGGAGATCGGCGTCACCCTGCACCACCCGCACGGGCAGATCTACGCCTACCCGTTCGTGACGCCGAAGACCGCCCGCATGCTGGAAGTGGCCCGGGCCTACCAGGCCGAGCACGGCAGCCACGTGCTCGGGGACGTGCTCGCCGCCGAGCAGGCCGCGGGCAAGCGCGTGGTCGCCCGCGGCGCGCACTGGACGGCTTTCGTGCCGCCCGCCGCGCGCTGGCCGGTGCAGGTGCAGGTGGTGCCGCACCGCCAGGTGCCGGACATCCCCGCGCTCACCGACGCCGAACGCGACGACTTCGCGACCGTCTACTTGGAAGTCCTGCGCCGGTGTGACGCGCTTTACTCCCGGCCACTGCCGTACGTCGCGGGCTGGCACCAGGCGCCGGTCGGCGCGGGCCGTGAGGACTGGTGGCTGCACCTCGAGCTGTTCTCCGTGCTGCGGAGCAAGGACAAGTTGAAGTACCTTGCTGGTTCGGAGTCCGGGATGGCTGTCTGGGTCAACGACACCACCCCGGAACAGATCGCGGAGAGGCTGCGCGCCGCGCTCTGA
- a CDS encoding DeoR/GlpR family DNA-binding transcription regulator, producing MLARQRQAVILEEARRTGAVRVSDLVGRLGVSDMTVRRDLDVLASRGLVEKVYGGATSVIGKSTDEPGFEAKSVRQRAQKEAIADLAAGLVKPGTAIGISAGTTTWTLARALDAVPGLTIVTNSIQVADVLRGSSQPDRTVVLTGGVRTPSDALVGPVAVNSLRSLHLDVVFLGVHGMADGPGFTTPNLTESETDRALVEAGRRLVVLADHTKWETVGISTIADLDEADVVVSDDGLSERAREILSEKAGELIIANVPGDDE from the coding sequence GTGCTGGCGCGGCAGCGACAGGCGGTGATTCTCGAAGAGGCGCGGCGGACCGGAGCGGTCCGGGTCAGCGACCTCGTCGGCAGGCTGGGCGTATCCGACATGACGGTACGCCGGGACCTCGACGTGCTCGCCAGCCGAGGGCTGGTCGAGAAGGTCTACGGCGGCGCGACCTCGGTGATCGGCAAGAGCACCGACGAGCCGGGCTTCGAGGCGAAGTCCGTGCGCCAGCGCGCGCAGAAGGAGGCCATCGCCGACCTCGCCGCCGGCCTGGTCAAACCCGGCACGGCGATCGGCATCTCGGCGGGCACCACCACCTGGACGCTGGCCAGGGCGCTGGACGCGGTGCCGGGGCTGACCATCGTGACGAACTCGATCCAGGTCGCCGACGTGCTGCGCGGGTCCAGCCAGCCCGACCGCACCGTGGTGCTCACCGGCGGGGTGCGGACCCCGTCCGACGCGCTGGTCGGCCCGGTCGCGGTGAACAGCCTGCGCTCGCTGCACCTGGACGTGGTCTTCCTCGGGGTGCACGGCATGGCCGACGGCCCCGGCTTCACCACCCCGAACCTGACCGAGAGCGAGACCGACCGGGCGCTGGTCGAGGCGGGGCGCCGCCTGGTGGTGCTCGCCGACCACACCAAGTGGGAGACCGTCGGCATCTCCACCATCGCCGATCTCGACGAGGCCGACGTGGTGGTCAGCGACGACGGGTTGTCCGAACGCGCCAGGGAAATCCTCAGTGAGAAAGCTGGAGAGTTGATCATCGCGAATGTGCCGGGGGACGACGAGTGA